The following proteins are co-located in the Dromiciops gliroides isolate mDroGli1 chromosome 2, mDroGli1.pri, whole genome shotgun sequence genome:
- the GOLGA7B gene encoding golgin subfamily A member 7B isoform X1, which translates to MATEQKPCLLIEFIVSLEGHNLQELRRSASLATKVFVQRDYSDGTICQFQTKFPPELDSRIERQLFEETVKTLNNFYAEAEKIGGSSYLEGCLACATAYFIFLCMETHYEKVLKKISRYIQEQNEKIFAPRGLLLTDPVERGMRVIEISIYEDRCSSGSASSGSTSSSGSSSGGGGGAGGR; encoded by the exons CAGAAACCATGTTTGCTGATTGAATTCATTGTGTCTCTGGAGGGTCACAATCTGCAGGAACTCCGGCGCAGTGCCTCATTGGCCACCAAAGTCTTTGTCCAGAGAGATTACAGCGATGGGACCATTTGCCAGTTCCAGACCAAATTCCCCCCTGAGCTGGACAGCCGG ATTGAGCGTCAGCTGTTTGAGGAGACCGTGAAGACTCTCAACAACTTCTATGCTGAGGCTGAGAAGATTGGGGGTAGCTCCTACCTAGAGGGGTGTCTGGCTTGTGCCACAGCATACTTTATCTTCCTCTGCATGGAGACCCATTATGAGAAG GTCCTCAAGAAGATTTCCCGATACATCCAAGAGCAGAATGAGAAGATCTTTGCTCCCCGGGGCCTCCTTCTCACTGACCCCGTGGAACGAGGAATGAGGGTT ATTGAGATCTCCATCTATGAGGACCGTTGCAGCAGTGGCAGTGCCAGCAGTGGGAGCActagcagcagcggcagcagcagcggaGGGGGCGGAGGGGCAGGGGGCCGGTGA
- the GOLGA7B gene encoding golgin subfamily A member 7B isoform X3: MATEGHNLQELRRSASLATKVFVQRDYSDGTICQFQTKFPPELDSRIERQLFEETVKTLNNFYAEAEKIGGSSYLEGCLACATAYFIFLCMETHYEKVLKKISRYIQEQNEKIFAPRGLLLTDPVERGMRVIEISIYEDRCSSGSASSGSTSSSGSSSGGGGGAGGR; encoded by the exons GGTCACAATCTGCAGGAACTCCGGCGCAGTGCCTCATTGGCCACCAAAGTCTTTGTCCAGAGAGATTACAGCGATGGGACCATTTGCCAGTTCCAGACCAAATTCCCCCCTGAGCTGGACAGCCGG ATTGAGCGTCAGCTGTTTGAGGAGACCGTGAAGACTCTCAACAACTTCTATGCTGAGGCTGAGAAGATTGGGGGTAGCTCCTACCTAGAGGGGTGTCTGGCTTGTGCCACAGCATACTTTATCTTCCTCTGCATGGAGACCCATTATGAGAAG GTCCTCAAGAAGATTTCCCGATACATCCAAGAGCAGAATGAGAAGATCTTTGCTCCCCGGGGCCTCCTTCTCACTGACCCCGTGGAACGAGGAATGAGGGTT ATTGAGATCTCCATCTATGAGGACCGTTGCAGCAGTGGCAGTGCCAGCAGTGGGAGCActagcagcagcggcagcagcagcggaGGGGGCGGAGGGGCAGGGGGCCGGTGA
- the GOLGA7B gene encoding golgin subfamily A member 7B isoform X2, with the protein MATEKPCLLIEFIVSLEGHNLQELRRSASLATKVFVQRDYSDGTICQFQTKFPPELDSRIERQLFEETVKTLNNFYAEAEKIGGSSYLEGCLACATAYFIFLCMETHYEKVLKKISRYIQEQNEKIFAPRGLLLTDPVERGMRVIEISIYEDRCSSGSASSGSTSSSGSSSGGGGGAGGR; encoded by the exons AAACCATGTTTGCTGATTGAATTCATTGTGTCTCTGGAGGGTCACAATCTGCAGGAACTCCGGCGCAGTGCCTCATTGGCCACCAAAGTCTTTGTCCAGAGAGATTACAGCGATGGGACCATTTGCCAGTTCCAGACCAAATTCCCCCCTGAGCTGGACAGCCGG ATTGAGCGTCAGCTGTTTGAGGAGACCGTGAAGACTCTCAACAACTTCTATGCTGAGGCTGAGAAGATTGGGGGTAGCTCCTACCTAGAGGGGTGTCTGGCTTGTGCCACAGCATACTTTATCTTCCTCTGCATGGAGACCCATTATGAGAAG GTCCTCAAGAAGATTTCCCGATACATCCAAGAGCAGAATGAGAAGATCTTTGCTCCCCGGGGCCTCCTTCTCACTGACCCCGTGGAACGAGGAATGAGGGTT ATTGAGATCTCCATCTATGAGGACCGTTGCAGCAGTGGCAGTGCCAGCAGTGGGAGCActagcagcagcggcagcagcagcggaGGGGGCGGAGGGGCAGGGGGCCGGTGA